One Borreliella chilensis DNA window includes the following coding sequences:
- a CDS encoding multidrug transporter MurJ yields the protein MNKYVVSTVLVMISTFFSRIMGFAKVKIFSYYFGADLDADIFNYVFNIPNNLRKILSEGAMTSAFLPEFTYEKNKSHKKAVSFFRTVITFNVISIGLIIVFMIFFAKPVMYFLSYYRGENLIFASSVFRYLVLYILLISISSIFTSALNSYKIFFIPSFSPIMLSFGIILSIFLFYDRFGIYSAVIGVIFGGFLQFLVPCINCFMIGFAWKPTFYFREKVFLNFLSRWVRMIFGFSISIVTQQISFVLASTLEIGSVSILSNAVVYYQLPVGIFYISIVTVIFPKMAEYALLGNKIKLNALLVDGIKILLLIFIPVSFMMFIWSDYILNLFLMGGKFSIYDTQKTASVLRCFLLGLLFYSMFSFFQKYYFSIRDAKTPFYLSVLFSVLDIAFSVFGISYYGLNALALAQSISFVICVIVFYFIILKSGVKINLIEILFVILRSIITLFPLYIIYYFFGKLQWDVGFSLKNLYFLIIAGIVSILILIICYSVLGINKFFNFIRKDVL from the coding sequence ATGAATAAATATGTTGTTTCTACAGTTTTAGTCATGATTTCCACTTTTTTTTCACGAATAATGGGATTTGCAAAAGTAAAGATTTTCTCTTATTATTTTGGTGCAGATCTTGATGCTGATATTTTTAATTATGTTTTCAATATTCCTAATAATTTGCGAAAAATTCTTTCAGAGGGCGCAATGACTTCAGCCTTTTTACCTGAATTTACATATGAAAAAAACAAATCACACAAAAAAGCTGTTTCTTTTTTCAGAACTGTTATAACCTTTAATGTTATCTCTATTGGTTTGATTATTGTATTTATGATTTTTTTTGCAAAGCCTGTTATGTATTTTTTATCTTATTACAGAGGAGAAAACTTAATTTTTGCAAGCTCTGTATTTAGGTATTTAGTATTATATATTTTACTTATAAGCATATCATCAATATTTACATCTGCTTTAAACTCATATAAAATTTTTTTTATTCCATCATTTTCACCTATAATGCTTTCTTTTGGAATAATATTGAGCATATTTTTATTTTATGATCGTTTTGGAATATATAGTGCTGTTATTGGTGTAATTTTTGGGGGTTTTTTACAATTCCTGGTTCCGTGTATAAATTGCTTTATGATTGGTTTTGCTTGGAAGCCAACATTTTATTTTAGAGAAAAAGTATTTTTAAATTTTTTAAGTAGATGGGTTCGTATGATTTTTGGATTTTCTATTTCAATTGTTACTCAGCAAATTTCATTTGTATTAGCGTCTACTCTTGAGATAGGAAGTGTTTCTATTCTTAGCAATGCTGTGGTTTATTATCAGCTTCCTGTAGGAATTTTTTATATTTCTATTGTTACAGTAATTTTTCCTAAAATGGCAGAGTATGCCCTGTTAGGGAATAAAATCAAATTAAATGCACTTTTAGTAGATGGAATTAAAATTTTGTTATTAATTTTTATTCCGGTATCTTTCATGATGTTTATTTGGTCTGATTATATTTTAAATTTATTTCTTATGGGTGGAAAGTTTTCTATTTATGACACTCAAAAAACAGCAAGTGTTTTGAGATGTTTTCTTTTAGGTTTACTCTTTTATTCAATGTTTAGTTTTTTTCAAAAATATTATTTTTCTATTCGTGATGCAAAAACACCATTTTATTTGAGTGTTTTATTTTCTGTTCTTGATATTGCATTTTCTGTTTTTGGTATTAGCTATTATGGTTTGAATGCTTTAGCATTAGCTCAATCTATTTCTTTTGTGATTTGTGTAATTGTTTTTTATTTTATAATATTAAAAAGTGGAGTTAAAATTAATTTAATTGAGATTTTATTTGTTATTTTAAGGTCAATTATTACGCTTTTCCCTTTATATATAATTTATTATTTTTTTGGAAAGCTCCAGTGGGATGTGGGTTTTAGTTTGAAAAATCTTTATTTTTTAATTATAGCGGGAATTGTTAGTATTTTGATTTTGATTATTTGCTATTCTGTTTTAGGAATAAATAAATTTTTCAATTTTATTAGGAAGGATGTTTTATGA
- a CDS encoding phosphopantothenate--cysteine ligase, whose amino-acid sequence MNKNKHILIGICGGIASYKSVYIVSSLVKLGYNVKVVMTKNATKFITPITLETISKNKIITNLWDSNHNEVEHIKIAKWAHLILIIPATYNTISKVASGIADDALTTIISASTAPTYFAIAMNNVMYSNPILKENIKKLTNYNYRFIEPDKGFLACSSNALGRLKNEDKIIKIILNEFKQKPFLKNKKILITASRTEEFIDPIRYFSNTSTGKMGFCLAQEANKLGAKVTIITGPTNENEPEGVNIIKVKTAMEMYKEALKIYNKFEIIIGAAAVADFRPKHIFNSKIKKNKTNTLYIKLVKNPDIIKHIGNNKFENQIVVGFCAENYKNLIQNAKEKLKNKNLDFIIANEIKYFSSNLNKVYIINQESIKELPEMKKSEIAKEILKIFY is encoded by the coding sequence ATGAATAAAAATAAACATATATTAATTGGTATATGTGGGGGCATAGCCTCTTACAAGTCAGTTTACATAGTTTCTAGTTTAGTTAAATTAGGATACAACGTTAAAGTTGTAATGACAAAAAATGCAACTAAATTTATTACACCAATAACCCTAGAAACCATTTCTAAGAACAAAATAATTACCAATCTATGGGATTCAAACCATAATGAGGTTGAACATATAAAAATTGCAAAATGGGCTCACCTAATTCTTATTATTCCTGCTACCTACAACACAATATCTAAAGTTGCATCAGGAATTGCTGATGATGCATTAACTACAATCATATCTGCAAGCACAGCCCCCACCTATTTTGCAATAGCAATGAATAACGTAATGTATTCAAACCCTATCTTAAAAGAAAATATAAAAAAACTTACAAACTATAATTATAGATTCATTGAGCCTGATAAAGGATTCTTGGCTTGCTCATCAAACGCTTTAGGGCGTCTTAAAAATGAGGACAAAATTATAAAAATAATATTGAATGAATTCAAACAAAAACCCTTCCTTAAAAATAAAAAAATACTCATAACAGCATCCAGAACTGAAGAATTCATAGATCCAATTCGTTATTTTTCAAATACATCAACAGGCAAAATGGGGTTTTGTTTGGCACAAGAAGCTAACAAACTCGGCGCTAAGGTTACAATTATTACAGGGCCAACCAATGAAAATGAACCTGAAGGGGTCAATATTATAAAAGTAAAAACTGCAATGGAAATGTATAAAGAAGCTCTTAAAATATACAATAAATTTGAAATAATAATTGGAGCTGCAGCTGTTGCCGATTTTAGACCCAAACATATCTTTAACAGTAAAATTAAAAAAAATAAAACCAACACCCTATACATAAAATTAGTAAAAAATCCTGACATAATTAAGCACATAGGGAACAATAAGTTTGAAAACCAAATTGTTGTCGGATTTTGCGCTGAGAATTATAAAAATTTAATTCAAAACGCCAAAGAAAAATTAAAAAATAAAAATTTGGACTTTATCATTGCAAATGAAATTAAATACTTTAGTTCAAACTTAAACAAAGTTTATATAATAAATCAAGAAAGCATAAAAGAACTCCCAGAAATGAAAAAATCAGAAATAGCTAAAGAAATTTTAAAAATTTTCTACTAA
- a CDS encoding sodium:pantothenate symporter, giving the protein MLLNKYFLANRNINFIIMALLFSSSYISASSFISGPSAVYKYGLSFILLATIQIPTTLIAFIVVGERLNRESKKINAINIIDYIRYRYNSDFLALLSGFVLIFFSMFLISAQLIGGAKLIEVFWGIDYAVGLLFFTVLIFIYVFFGGFKAVAYTDLIQGFLMLVSSVILFSKILDLGGGISNLFKIAISSLDKNLLLPSNVDLKPQYIVSFWILIGIGVLGHPQIINNFIAFKDENVIKFSLPISTFIISFLIILMHLIGFFAIILFPDLNPNDKVVLNVALKVLNSFSCFMFFMGLLSAIMSTVDSNLLLVTSVLIKSIFIFKKDLKEDVSVIRVIMISNIFFILIILVFSFFPPNFLFFVNIFAFGALEVSFFPIIVFGLYFNFASKIAALASMFLGLGFYLCISCFSLNIWFFHPVFPAFFVSIFTFLIVNFFCKKYSKVY; this is encoded by the coding sequence TTGCTATTAAATAAATACTTTCTTGCAAATCGGAATATTAATTTTATTATTATGGCCTTGTTATTTTCTTCTAGCTATATTAGTGCTAGCAGTTTTATTTCTGGGCCCTCTGCTGTTTATAAGTATGGATTATCTTTCATATTGTTAGCTACTATACAAATTCCCACAACTTTAATTGCTTTTATTGTTGTTGGCGAGAGATTAAATAGAGAATCAAAAAAAATTAATGCAATAAATATTATTGATTATATTAGATATAGATATAATAGCGATTTTTTGGCGTTATTGAGTGGATTTGTATTAATATTTTTTTCAATGTTTTTGATTTCTGCTCAATTAATAGGCGGTGCCAAGCTTATAGAAGTTTTTTGGGGAATTGATTATGCAGTTGGTCTTTTATTTTTTACTGTATTAATTTTTATTTATGTATTTTTTGGAGGATTCAAGGCAGTAGCTTATACGGATTTAATTCAAGGATTTTTAATGCTAGTTTCATCTGTTATTTTGTTTTCTAAGATATTGGATTTGGGAGGGGGTATTAGTAATTTGTTCAAGATTGCAATATCTAGTTTAGATAAAAACCTTTTACTTCCTTCAAATGTTGATTTAAAACCACAATATATAGTTTCTTTTTGGATATTAATAGGGATAGGAGTGTTAGGGCATCCTCAGATTATTAATAATTTTATAGCATTTAAAGATGAGAATGTTATAAAATTTTCACTGCCCATTTCTACTTTTATTATTAGTTTTTTAATTATTTTAATGCATTTAATAGGATTTTTTGCTATTATTCTTTTCCCAGATTTAAATCCGAATGATAAAGTTGTTTTAAATGTAGCTTTAAAAGTTTTAAATTCTTTTTCTTGTTTTATGTTTTTTATGGGTCTTTTGTCCGCAATAATGTCTACGGTAGATTCGAATTTACTCTTAGTGACATCTGTTTTAATAAAGTCAATATTTATTTTCAAAAAGGATTTAAAAGAAGATGTAAGTGTTATCAGAGTGATAATGATTTCTAATATTTTTTTTATTTTAATAATACTTGTCTTTTCTTTCTTTCCTCCTAATTTTTTATTCTTTGTTAATATTTTTGCTTTTGGGGCTTTGGAAGTTTCATTTTTTCCTATTATTGTTTTTGGACTTTATTTTAATTTTGCAAGTAAAATAGCGGCGCTTGCTTCTATGTTTTTAGGTTTGGGATTTTATTTGTGCATTTCATGCTTTAGTTTAAATATTTGGTTTTTTCATCCCGTTTTTCCAGCATTTTTTGTTTCTATATTTACATTTTTAATAGTTAATTTTTTTTGTAAAAAATATAGCAAAGTTTATTAG
- a CDS encoding pseudouridine synthase — MRFDKYIFLEVLANDNGKRLDSILIKILNFSKVRIIKHIRKGDIKLNGLKPHFSCRVCKGDRIYLYKPLAQNLNLTMDECYKSNINFQGIQKRIIYEDSDLLVLDKQRGMLVHGGRDSLDFVVNAYLLSEDLRSLSFKPSAVHRLDRNTSGIVIFAKNINAARKLSIAFSSGSITKKYFAILSGEVKSTAIYKNHLFRDKNLRKTFVLEDEKCINAITKVNPILSSKRATLAEIVIKTGFTHQIRSQCSFNNHPLINDKKYHDKFRKSNYFLHSFLVKFNEAFFLKNEFYAKPSLEFLKQVKDMFDVYEFSEFFK; from the coding sequence TTGCGATTTGATAAATATATCTTTTTAGAAGTTCTTGCCAATGATAATGGTAAGCGACTAGATTCAATTTTGATTAAAATTTTAAATTTTTCTAAAGTTCGGATAATAAAGCATATTAGAAAGGGTGATATTAAGCTAAATGGTCTAAAGCCACATTTTTCATGTAGAGTTTGTAAGGGGGATAGAATTTATTTGTATAAGCCTTTAGCTCAAAATTTGAACTTAACTATGGATGAATGTTATAAAAGCAATATTAATTTTCAAGGTATTCAAAAAAGAATAATTTATGAGGATAGTGATTTGCTTGTCTTGGATAAGCAAAGGGGCATGTTAGTTCATGGGGGCAGAGACTCTCTTGATTTTGTAGTAAATGCATATCTTTTAAGTGAAGATCTGAGATCTTTAAGCTTTAAGCCTTCGGCAGTCCACAGGCTTGATAGAAATACTTCCGGTATTGTTATTTTTGCGAAAAATATAAATGCTGCAAGAAAACTAAGTATTGCATTTAGTAGTGGATCTATAACTAAAAAATATTTTGCAATACTCTCAGGTGAGGTTAAGTCGACTGCTATTTATAAAAATCATTTATTTAGAGATAAAAACCTCAGGAAAACTTTTGTTTTAGAGGATGAAAAGTGTATTAATGCGATTACAAAGGTTAATCCAATATTATCTTCAAAAAGAGCTACTCTTGCTGAGATTGTTATTAAAACGGGTTTTACTCATCAAATAAGGTCTCAATGTTCTTTTAATAATCATCCTTTAATTAATGATAAGAAATATCATGATAAGTTCAGGAAAAGTAATTACTTTTTACATTCTTTTTTGGTAAAATTTAATGAAGCATTCTTTTTAAAGAATGAATTTTATGCTAAGCCTAGTTTAGAATTTTTAAAGCAAGTAAAAGATATGTTTGATGTCTATGAATTTTCAGAATTTTTCAAGTAG
- a CDS encoding UDP-N-acetylmuramate--alanine ligase, whose amino-acid sequence MKVDFDSLNNIFFVGIKGSGVCSLACFLNSKGYFVEGVDAPDKFHTDKILDNNKISYYENIYEFSLKELERSFDLIVYSSAYDKDALQVLLEAKELNIPILSYSEVLGELSKKYYSIAIAGSHGKTTTTAFLGVLFNKLGFNPNVIVGSSVKDFGDDSSIAGISNIFIVETCEYRKHFLHFSPNILIVTNIDYEHVDFFKSYEALEGAFLEYINNLKKGGILIINSDDNNLLKIKRQISREDINIFSFGSKDLSDFQINNVVVKHEYFCFSFLGLDNIELKTVLFHNVLNFSAALLALKIFLENNGKSIFDFKATIKRIAKNYSGIKRRVEVVKEDKGVIYMDDYAHHPREIRNTLFGIKNFYKNKRIILDFMPHTFTRTKEFFNDFVEVLSAADVVILHNIYLSNRENFNPDELSIKLFLNIEKINKNTYFFKDVKDSIEFIKSLLISGDLFITMGAGNNFILHDFL is encoded by the coding sequence ATGAAGGTTGATTTTGACAGTTTGAATAATATTTTTTTTGTAGGAATAAAGGGGAGTGGGGTTTGTTCTCTAGCCTGTTTTTTAAATTCAAAAGGTTACTTTGTAGAAGGGGTAGATGCCCCTGATAAATTTCATACCGATAAGATTTTAGATAATAATAAAATATCTTATTATGAAAATATTTATGAGTTTTCATTAAAAGAGCTCGAGAGGTCTTTTGATTTAATAGTATATTCTTCAGCTTATGATAAGGATGCTTTGCAAGTTTTACTTGAAGCAAAAGAATTGAATATCCCTATTTTATCTTATTCTGAAGTTCTTGGTGAACTTTCTAAGAAATACTATAGTATTGCAATTGCAGGCTCTCACGGTAAAACTACTACCACGGCGTTTTTAGGTGTTCTTTTTAACAAATTAGGATTTAATCCCAATGTTATTGTAGGATCAAGCGTTAAAGATTTTGGCGATGATTCTTCAATAGCTGGTATTAGCAATATTTTCATTGTTGAGACTTGTGAGTATAGAAAACATTTTTTGCATTTTAGCCCCAATATTCTTATTGTAACTAATATTGACTACGAGCATGTTGATTTTTTTAAAAGTTATGAAGCTCTTGAGGGAGCTTTTTTAGAGTACATTAATAATTTGAAAAAAGGTGGAATATTGATAATTAATTCCGATGATAATAATTTGCTTAAAATTAAAAGGCAAATCAGCAGAGAAGATATCAATATTTTTAGCTTTGGATCTAAGGATTTGTCGGATTTTCAAATAAACAACGTTGTAGTCAAGCATGAATATTTTTGCTTTTCTTTTTTAGGTTTGGATAATATTGAACTTAAAACTGTTTTATTTCATAATGTATTGAATTTTTCAGCAGCTCTTTTAGCTTTAAAGATTTTTTTAGAAAATAATGGAAAATCAATTTTTGATTTTAAGGCAACAATAAAGAGAATTGCAAAAAATTACAGTGGTATAAAAAGAAGGGTTGAAGTTGTTAAAGAGGATAAAGGGGTGATTTATATGGACGACTATGCACATCATCCAAGAGAAATTAGAAATACGCTTTTTGGTATTAAAAATTTTTATAAGAACAAGCGTATAATTTTGGATTTTATGCCTCATACTTTTACAAGAACAAAAGAATTTTTCAATGATTTTGTTGAAGTTTTAAGCGCTGCTGATGTAGTAATTTTACACAATATATATCTTTCTAATAGAGAAAATTTTAATCCGGATGAACTTTCTATTAAATTATTTTTAAATATTGAAAAAATAAATAAAAACACTTATTTTTTTAAAGATGTCAAAGACTCTATTGAATTTATAAAAAGTTTATTAATATCGGGAGATTTATTTATTACAATGGGCGCTGGAAATAATTTTATTTTACACGATTTTCTGTAA
- a CDS encoding cytidylate kinase: protein MKIALSGKSGCGNTTVSGMIAKHYGLEFINYTFHDIARERNIPFSDFYEKEVIGRNDYYWDRYLDKRLSTLSKKNNTVLASRLAIWISKSADLKIYLYAKMEVRAERIMTREGGMYSDVLSSTFNRDENDKKRYLAIYNIDIDDYSSETDLVIDVTNINSNEVFQLIRYEIDKRKLKI, encoded by the coding sequence ATGAAAATAGCACTTTCTGGTAAGAGTGGCTGTGGTAATACTACTGTGAGTGGCATGATTGCAAAACATTACGGTCTTGAGTTTATTAATTATACTTTTCATGATATTGCTAGAGAGCGTAATATTCCTTTTTCTGATTTTTATGAGAAAGAGGTAATAGGAAGAAATGATTATTATTGGGATAGATATCTTGACAAGAGATTGTCTACGCTTTCTAAAAAAAATAATACAGTGCTTGCTTCTCGACTTGCTATTTGGATTTCTAAGAGTGCTGATTTAAAAATATATCTTTACGCTAAAATGGAAGTTAGAGCTGAGAGAATAATGACTAGAGAAGGAGGAATGTATTCTGATGTTTTAAGCAGTACTTTTAATAGAGATGAAAATGATAAAAAAAGATATTTAGCTATTTACAATATAGATATTGATGATTATTCTTCAGAGACTGATTTAGTGATTGATGTTACAAATATTAATTCAAATGAAGTTTTTCAATTGATTCGATATGAAATTGATAAAAGAAAATTAAAAATTTAA
- a CDS encoding DNA-directed RNA polymerase subunit omega translates to MTKVPLKKIQDFDGNFYELVVATIMRTEQIIDNISLAEHAVLDDKILGQAFNDILTGKFSYSIEGR, encoded by the coding sequence ATGACTAAAGTGCCTTTAAAAAAAATACAAGATTTTGATGGAAATTTTTATGAGCTTGTTGTTGCTACTATAATGCGTACGGAGCAGATCATAGATAATATTTCTTTAGCAGAGCATGCTGTTCTTGATGATAAAATATTAGGGCAAGCTTTCAATGATATTTTGACTGGTAAATTTAGCTATTCAATTGAAGGGAGATAG
- the miaA gene encoding tRNA delta(2)-isopentenylpyrophosphate transferase (IPP transferase; isopentenyltransferase; involved in tRNA modification; in Escherichia coli this enzyme catalyzes the addition of a delta2-isopentenyl group from dimethylallyl diphosphate to the N6-nitrogen of adenosine adjacent to the anticodon of tRNA species that read codons starting with uracil; further tRNA modifications may occur; mutations in miaA result in defects in translation efficiency and fidelity) codes for MKGDRIVFIFGPTAVGKSNILFHFPKNKAEIINVDSIQVYREFNVASSKPSKNLMKHIKHHLVDFLDPEEEYTLGIFYEQALRIVKEIREKNKIPIFVGGTAFYFKHLKDGIPSTPLVTSRIRLYVNNLLDLKGKSYLLRELKNIDPIRFNMLNKNDIYRIKRSLEVYYQTGIPISQFQKKQNSEFKNILILGLKRSFEDLKTRISIRINEMLNCGLLSEVKSLFSKGYNENTPAFKGIGYNEFLLWKSRPYCVLNDIISLINKNSFLYAKRQMTFFAKISDVLWFHPEDDLDDILNLIFKVDKEI; via the coding sequence TTGAAGGGAGATAGAATAGTTTTTATTTTTGGTCCTACAGCTGTGGGCAAAAGTAATATTTTGTTTCATTTCCCCAAAAATAAGGCAGAAATTATAAATGTTGACTCTATTCAAGTATATAGAGAGTTTAATGTGGCTTCTTCAAAACCAAGTAAAAATTTGATGAAGCATATAAAACATCATTTAGTAGATTTTCTAGATCCTGAAGAAGAATATACCCTTGGAATTTTTTATGAGCAAGCTTTAAGGATAGTAAAAGAAATAAGAGAAAAAAATAAAATTCCTATATTTGTAGGGGGTACTGCTTTTTATTTTAAACATTTAAAAGATGGGATTCCTTCAACGCCTTTGGTTACTTCTAGAATAAGACTTTATGTAAATAATCTTTTAGACCTTAAAGGCAAGTCATATCTTTTAAGAGAATTGAAAAATATAGATCCCATTAGATTTAATATGTTAAATAAGAATGATATATATCGTATTAAAAGATCGCTTGAGGTTTACTACCAAACAGGAATTCCTATTAGTCAGTTTCAAAAAAAGCAAAACAGTGAATTTAAAAATATTTTGATTTTGGGTCTTAAAAGATCTTTTGAAGATTTGAAAACTAGGATATCAATAAGAATTAATGAGATGTTGAATTGTGGATTGCTTTCTGAGGTTAAAAGTTTGTTTTCTAAGGGTTACAATGAAAATACTCCAGCTTTTAAAGGAATAGGTTATAATGAGTTTTTATTATGGAAAAGTAGACCTTACTGCGTTTTAAATGATATAATAAGTTTAATAAACAAAAATTCGTTTTTATATGCAAAAAGGCAAATGACCTTTTTTGCCAAGATTTCTGATGTTTTATGGTTTCATCCAGAGGATGATTTAGACGACATTTTGAATTTAATTTTTAAAGTTGATAAGGAGATTTAA
- a CDS encoding membrane protein codes for MNKKILSLLILILSSSSGLMLSKSIPRKTKYKIIKGYFINSNYVLVKIENKDLKFTISKPIYDKKLNNYYFKGQKTSNFLISNNVDIAINTSPYEIKHSMFFPKGLYIYNKKMISKQIPSYGEITIKHNKIVLNPKEDELKNSDYGFSGFFVLIKNGKYKKNFKDTKHPRTIIGTDKNNKHLFLATIEGRGVNNSKGASLNEVIDFALSYGMTNAINLDGGGSSTLVVKSNNAPHKLNFTANIFGQERSVPFHLGIKLPN; via the coding sequence ATGAATAAAAAAATATTATCATTATTAATATTAATTTTAAGTAGTTCATCAGGACTAATGTTGTCCAAATCAATTCCTAGAAAAACCAAATACAAAATTATTAAGGGTTATTTCATAAATAGCAATTATGTTCTAGTGAAAATTGAAAATAAAGATCTGAAATTCACAATATCAAAGCCTATTTACGATAAAAAGCTAAATAATTACTACTTTAAAGGACAAAAAACAAGCAATTTCTTAATTTCCAACAATGTTGACATTGCAATTAACACAAGCCCATATGAAATTAAACACAGCATGTTTTTTCCCAAAGGGCTATACATATATAATAAAAAAATGATTTCAAAACAAATACCTAGCTATGGAGAGATTACAATAAAACATAACAAAATTGTATTAAATCCCAAAGAAGACGAACTAAAAAATTCCGATTACGGATTTAGCGGTTTTTTTGTTTTAATAAAAAATGGAAAATATAAAAAAAATTTTAAAGACACAAAACACCCAAGAACAATAATAGGAACTGATAAAAACAACAAGCATTTATTTCTTGCTACAATAGAAGGAAGAGGCGTCAATAATAGCAAAGGGGCTTCTCTTAATGAGGTTATTGATTTTGCATTAAGCTATGGCATGACCAATGCAATTAATCTAGACGGAGGGGGCTCAAGCACTCTTGTAGTAAAATCCAATAACGCTCCTCACAAATTAAACTTCACTGCAAACATCTTTGGACAAGAAAGATCTGTTCCATTTCACTTAGGAATAAAACTTCCTAATTAG